A genomic stretch from Solenopsis invicta isolate M01_SB chromosome 15, UNIL_Sinv_3.0, whole genome shotgun sequence includes:
- the LOC105199722 gene encoding myelin regulatory factor-like protein isoform X2: MDVIGDGDEQTLQAILGRGDFVGGIDNEALDFSQLEDFINSDSEQPATYFADTLAHNENGGGAVSHGGRIEAPTSQSVAQQQQPPPRLPSPQMTQTHPVSIACASGTTTVVPNNGGYKDPQAYVHPHALPESPPDSGSEPPYSPPGHNDTQHVHSPHQKAALQEILLHHQNNHQYPPNLLPPSPRTLPATTTDPLLLTPVLTSHLTSGASNLSTQPQIGPPLVPLSHEHSPAGINTLYSSLQSAPKKRKLSQDGLIHVKQEPELGTVEHSCSSSSAVLDGDEVADSNYIDASYQCIRFHPFQQTSWHVLCDHNLKELPVPHYRVDADKGFNFSNSDDAFVCQKKNHFQITCHAQLQGEAVFVRTGEGLKKISGFQLHFYGVKVESPSQTIRVEQSQSDRSKKPFHPVTVELGGERVTKVTVGRLHFSETTSNNMRKKGKPNPDQRYFHLVVGLHAHTADQASYQVVAHASERIIVRASNPGQFESEGTGVGAEGGWQRGAAPDSVYHAGRVGINTDRPDEALVVHGNMKVTGHIVQPSDVRAKQSVQEVDTREQLRNVQQLRVVRYRYAPEFAQHSGLDIKQEDTGVIAQEVQQILPEAVLPAGDIVLPNGQRIENFLVVNKERIFMENVGAVKELCKVTDSLETRIDQLERINKRLAKLKRGDSLKSSISTVSSISGNKYSSSINNKSSLHGKTKRLEREEELLCSNKFIQIIIVILILIMAFCLVAMATLYFLEYQKRSSVEWSAMASNGMLAIGPAHPPTMSTTSNYEHRYNSLLHRTLSPFYTKQESYTRELDGGLSIKSNSLTTPPPHTKQQLYSQEITWYPMSHPGPQSKHEKNNEFPGNWLSRNGAGAVPSNVDENDQSSDIDSSSANKGPIPLGRPEECLAHFTELEGPCQVYCCTAEIHQLEDPQPDHPPEKKSIYHLEQPLSMPHEEKRKLSKGFQNGISPSDPSTQTLVKETNYKYLHKRARRETGGGDWGEVASNAAGSLPPEPRPQLFIVAKNFNASLDQRYCSPSSPDTPNNISCIVPLSKHMPDTHLTLHFVGMPWYWQIVQQCPVSSNPGMDETMMCGWSYTIQQQSQYIESNNQSGDQSFSLDVAHYLRKTLKFRIPTMQPQENICKSKHDVDYLEFTLHFYRDCEEQ, translated from the exons GTCGTGGCGATTTCGTCGGGGGGATAGACAACGAAGCTTTGGATTTTTCGCAGTTGGAGGACTTTATCAATAGCGACAGTGAACAACCTGCGAC ATATTTCGCGGACACCCTTGCCCACAATGAAAATGGAGGTGGAGCGGTGTCTCACGGTGGCCGAATCGAGGCACCCACGTCGCAGTCGGTCGCTCAACAGCAGCAACCACCGCCGCGTCTACCTTCGCCGCAGATGACTCAGACTCATCCAGTTTCGATAGCGTGCGCTTCCGGTACCACGACGGTGGTACCCAACAATGGCGGCTACAAAGATCCGCAGGCGTATGTTCACCC ACACGCGCTACCGGAAAGTCCACCGGATAGCGGAAGTGAGCCACCGTACTCACCGCCGGGACATAATGACACTCAACATGTGCATTCTCCAC ATCAGAAAGCAGCTCTGCAAGAGATACTTTTGCATCATCAGAACAATCATCAGTACCCTCCTAATTTGCTGCCACCTTCTCCGAGAACGTTGCCCGCGACAACAACGGATCCTCTATTGTTAACGCCGGTTCTGACGTCCCATCTTACATCGGGAGCGTCAAACCTTTCGACGCAGCCTCAGATAGGGCCGCCTTTAGTGCCGTTATCGCATGAACACAGTCCGGCTGGCATTAATACGCTATACTCCTCTCTGCAATCGGCTCCAAAAAAGAGGAAACTCAGCCAAGATGGCCTTATACATGTCAAACAG GAACCCGAACTGGGTACCGTGGAGCACAGTTGTAGCAGCAGTAGCGCAGTGCTGGACGGCGACGAAGTCGCTGACAGTAATTACATCGACGCTAGTTATCAATGTATTCGGTTCCATCCTTTCCAGCAAACATCTTGGCACGTTCTTTGCGACCATAATCTTAAAGAGTTACCAGTACCACATTATAGAGTGGATGCCGACAAAggatttaattttagtaattcgGACGATGCATTTGTTTGTCAGAAGAAAAATCACTTTCAG ATAACATGTCACGCGCAGCTTCAAGGAGAGGCCGTATTTGTTAGGACTGGCGAAGGCCTAAAAAAGATAAGCGGTTTTCAATTACACTTCTATGGAGTTAAAGTGGAATCTCCGTCGCAAACGATCAGAGTCGAACAAAGTCAGAGCGACAGAAGCAAGAAACCATTCCATCCTGTAAC AGTCGAATTAGGCGGTGAACGTGTTACAAAGGTGACGGTCGGACGTTTGCACTTTAGCGAAACTACGAGCAATAATATGCGTAAGAAGGGAAAACCAAATCCGGATCAGAGATATTTCCATTTGGTTGTCGGATTGCACGCTCATACAGCAGACCAAGCCAGTTATCAAGTAGTGGCTCACGCATCGGAACGTATAATTGTCaga GCGAGTAATCCAGGACAGTTTGAATCAGAAGGCACTGGCGTAGGTGCCGAAGGTGGATGGCAGAGAGGAGCAGCTCCAGATAGCGTATACCATGCCGGCAGGGTTGGAATTAATACCGACAGACCGGACGAAGCTCTTGTTGTACATGGCAATATGAAG GTAACCGGGCATATCGTTCAACCCAGCGATGTAAGAGCGAAGCAAAGCGTTCAAGAAGTGGATACGCGCGAACAACTACGGAACGTACAACAATTACGCGTTGTCCGTTATCGATACGCTCCGGAATTTGCGCAACATTCGGGTCTAGACATCAAACAAGAAGATACTGGCGTCATAGCGCAAGAGGTTCAGCAAATTCTACCGGAAGCGGTGTTACCGGCGGGTGATATAGTTCTGCCAAATGGTCAgagaattgaaaattttttggtgGTAAATAAGGAGAGAATATTTATGGAGAATGTCGGTGCTGTCAAGGAATTATGCaag GTGACGGATAGTCTAGAAACGAGAATAGATCAATTAGAAAGGATAAATAAACGACTAGCGAAATTGAAGAGAGGTGATAGTCTAAAGAGTTCTATCAGCACAGTATCCAGTATATCAGGCAATAAATATTCATCATCTATTAATAACAAGTCATCTTTACACGGAAAGACAAAACGGCTCGAAAGAGAGGAAGAACTTCTTtgcagtaataaatttattcaaattattattgttatacttATTCTCATCATGGCATTTTG TCTAGTTGCAATGGCAACATTATATTTCTTAGAATACCAAAAACGCAGTAGCGTTGAATGGTCCGCCATGGCGAGCAATGGAATGTTAGCTATTGGTCCGGCTCATCCACCGACAATGTCTACTACTTCTAATTATGAGCATCGATACAATTCATTGTTACATAGGACATTATCTCCTTTCTATACTAAACAAGAGTCTTACACGAGGGAATTAGACGGAGGATTATCTATTAAAAGTAATTCCCTTACCACACCACCTCCGCACACGAAGCAACAACTGTACTCCCAGGAAATAACCTGGTATCCGATGAGCCATCCGGGTCCccaatctaaacatgaaaaaaataa cGAATTCCCGGGAAATTGGCTTAGTAGAAATGGCGCGGGTGCTGTTCCTAGCAATGTGGATGAAAACGATCAAAGCTCGGATATAGATTCTTCATCTGCTAATAAAGGTCCAATCCCTTTAGGAAGACCTGAAGAATGTCTCGCACATTTTACTGAGCTCGAAGGTCCATGTCAG GTATATTGTTGCACAGCTGAGATTCATCAATTAGAAGATCCTCAGCCTGATCATCCACCTGAGAAGAAATCCATTT ATCACTTGGAACAGCCATTAAGCATGCCACACGAAGAGAAACGAAAATTAAGTAAGGGTTTTCAAAATGGTATTAGTCCATCCGATCCCAGCACTCAAACTCTTGTGAAAGAG ACCAATTACAAGTACTTGCATAAACGAGCAAGACGAGAAACTGGTGGCGGAGACTGGGGAGAAGTCGCTAGCAACGCCGCAGGATCATTGCCACCAGAGCCTAGACCACAATTATTTATAGTAGCAAAAAATTTCAACGCGTCTTTGGATCAAAGATATTGCTCCCCATCGTCACCAGATACACCCAATAACATTAGTTGCATTGTACCTTTGTCAAAACATATGCCAGATACGCATTTAACTTTACATTTTGT TGGTATGCCATGGTATTGGCAAATTGTGCAGCAATGTCCCGTTTCATCAAATCCTGGTATGGATGAAACAATGATGTGTGGTTGGAGCTATACTATACAGCAACAATCTCAGTATATTGAAAGTAACAATCAATCGGGTGATCAGTCTTTTTCTCTTGACGTCGCTCATTATCTTAGGAAAACTTTAAAGTTTCGAATACCTACGATGCAACCTCAAgag aataTTTGCAAAAGTAAACATGATGTCGACTATTTGGAGTTTACATTGCACTTTTATCGAGACTGCGAAGAGCAATGA
- the LOC105199722 gene encoding myelin regulatory factor-like protein isoform X1: MDVIGDGDEQTLQAILGRGDFVGGIDNEALDFSQLEDFINSDSEQPATYFADTLAHNENGGGAVSHGGRIEAPTSQSVAQQQQPPPRLPSPQMTQTHPVSIACASGTTTVVPNNGGYKDPQAYVHPHALPESPPDSGSEPPYSPPGHNDTQHVHSPHQKAALQEILLHHQNNHQYPPNLLPPSPRTLPATTTDPLLLTPVLTSHLTSGASNLSTQPQIGPPLVPLSHEHSPAGINTLYSSLQSAPKKRKLSQDGLIHVKQEPELGTVEHSCSSSSAVLDGDEVADSNYIDASYQCIRFHPFQQTSWHVLCDHNLKELPVPHYRVDADKGFNFSNSDDAFVCQKKNHFQITCHAQLQGEAVFVRTGEGLKKISGFQLHFYGVKVESPSQTIRVEQSQSDRSKKPFHPVTVELGGERVTKVTVGRLHFSETTSNNMRKKGKPNPDQRYFHLVVGLHAHTADQASYQVVAHASERIIVRASNPGQFESEGTGVGAEGGWQRGAAPDSVYHAGRVGINTDRPDEALVVHGNMKVTGHIVQPSDVRAKQSVQEVDTREQLRNVQQLRVVRYRYAPEFAQHSGLDIKQEDTGVIAQEVQQILPEAVLPAGDIVLPNGQRIENFLVVNKERIFMENVGAVKELCKVTDSLETRIDQLERINKRLAKLKRGDSLKSSISTVSSISGNKYSSSINNKSSLHGKTKRLEREEELLCSNKFIQIIIVILILIMAFCLVAMATLYFLEYQKRSSVEWSAMASNGMLAIGPAHPPTMSTTSNYEHRYNSLLHRTLSPFYTKQESYTRELDGGLSIKSNSLTTPPPHTKQQLYSQEITWYPMSHPGPQSKHEKNNEFPGNWLSRNGAGAVPSNVDENDQSSDIDSSSANKGPIPLGRPEECLAHFTELEGPCQVYCCTAEIHQLEDPQPDHPPEKKSISDHLEQPLSMPHEEKRKLSKGFQNGISPSDPSTQTLVKETNYKYLHKRARRETGGGDWGEVASNAAGSLPPEPRPQLFIVAKNFNASLDQRYCSPSSPDTPNNISCIVPLSKHMPDTHLTLHFVGMPWYWQIVQQCPVSSNPGMDETMMCGWSYTIQQQSQYIESNNQSGDQSFSLDVAHYLRKTLKFRIPTMQPQENICKSKHDVDYLEFTLHFYRDCEEQ; this comes from the exons GTCGTGGCGATTTCGTCGGGGGGATAGACAACGAAGCTTTGGATTTTTCGCAGTTGGAGGACTTTATCAATAGCGACAGTGAACAACCTGCGAC ATATTTCGCGGACACCCTTGCCCACAATGAAAATGGAGGTGGAGCGGTGTCTCACGGTGGCCGAATCGAGGCACCCACGTCGCAGTCGGTCGCTCAACAGCAGCAACCACCGCCGCGTCTACCTTCGCCGCAGATGACTCAGACTCATCCAGTTTCGATAGCGTGCGCTTCCGGTACCACGACGGTGGTACCCAACAATGGCGGCTACAAAGATCCGCAGGCGTATGTTCACCC ACACGCGCTACCGGAAAGTCCACCGGATAGCGGAAGTGAGCCACCGTACTCACCGCCGGGACATAATGACACTCAACATGTGCATTCTCCAC ATCAGAAAGCAGCTCTGCAAGAGATACTTTTGCATCATCAGAACAATCATCAGTACCCTCCTAATTTGCTGCCACCTTCTCCGAGAACGTTGCCCGCGACAACAACGGATCCTCTATTGTTAACGCCGGTTCTGACGTCCCATCTTACATCGGGAGCGTCAAACCTTTCGACGCAGCCTCAGATAGGGCCGCCTTTAGTGCCGTTATCGCATGAACACAGTCCGGCTGGCATTAATACGCTATACTCCTCTCTGCAATCGGCTCCAAAAAAGAGGAAACTCAGCCAAGATGGCCTTATACATGTCAAACAG GAACCCGAACTGGGTACCGTGGAGCACAGTTGTAGCAGCAGTAGCGCAGTGCTGGACGGCGACGAAGTCGCTGACAGTAATTACATCGACGCTAGTTATCAATGTATTCGGTTCCATCCTTTCCAGCAAACATCTTGGCACGTTCTTTGCGACCATAATCTTAAAGAGTTACCAGTACCACATTATAGAGTGGATGCCGACAAAggatttaattttagtaattcgGACGATGCATTTGTTTGTCAGAAGAAAAATCACTTTCAG ATAACATGTCACGCGCAGCTTCAAGGAGAGGCCGTATTTGTTAGGACTGGCGAAGGCCTAAAAAAGATAAGCGGTTTTCAATTACACTTCTATGGAGTTAAAGTGGAATCTCCGTCGCAAACGATCAGAGTCGAACAAAGTCAGAGCGACAGAAGCAAGAAACCATTCCATCCTGTAAC AGTCGAATTAGGCGGTGAACGTGTTACAAAGGTGACGGTCGGACGTTTGCACTTTAGCGAAACTACGAGCAATAATATGCGTAAGAAGGGAAAACCAAATCCGGATCAGAGATATTTCCATTTGGTTGTCGGATTGCACGCTCATACAGCAGACCAAGCCAGTTATCAAGTAGTGGCTCACGCATCGGAACGTATAATTGTCaga GCGAGTAATCCAGGACAGTTTGAATCAGAAGGCACTGGCGTAGGTGCCGAAGGTGGATGGCAGAGAGGAGCAGCTCCAGATAGCGTATACCATGCCGGCAGGGTTGGAATTAATACCGACAGACCGGACGAAGCTCTTGTTGTACATGGCAATATGAAG GTAACCGGGCATATCGTTCAACCCAGCGATGTAAGAGCGAAGCAAAGCGTTCAAGAAGTGGATACGCGCGAACAACTACGGAACGTACAACAATTACGCGTTGTCCGTTATCGATACGCTCCGGAATTTGCGCAACATTCGGGTCTAGACATCAAACAAGAAGATACTGGCGTCATAGCGCAAGAGGTTCAGCAAATTCTACCGGAAGCGGTGTTACCGGCGGGTGATATAGTTCTGCCAAATGGTCAgagaattgaaaattttttggtgGTAAATAAGGAGAGAATATTTATGGAGAATGTCGGTGCTGTCAAGGAATTATGCaag GTGACGGATAGTCTAGAAACGAGAATAGATCAATTAGAAAGGATAAATAAACGACTAGCGAAATTGAAGAGAGGTGATAGTCTAAAGAGTTCTATCAGCACAGTATCCAGTATATCAGGCAATAAATATTCATCATCTATTAATAACAAGTCATCTTTACACGGAAAGACAAAACGGCTCGAAAGAGAGGAAGAACTTCTTtgcagtaataaatttattcaaattattattgttatacttATTCTCATCATGGCATTTTG TCTAGTTGCAATGGCAACATTATATTTCTTAGAATACCAAAAACGCAGTAGCGTTGAATGGTCCGCCATGGCGAGCAATGGAATGTTAGCTATTGGTCCGGCTCATCCACCGACAATGTCTACTACTTCTAATTATGAGCATCGATACAATTCATTGTTACATAGGACATTATCTCCTTTCTATACTAAACAAGAGTCTTACACGAGGGAATTAGACGGAGGATTATCTATTAAAAGTAATTCCCTTACCACACCACCTCCGCACACGAAGCAACAACTGTACTCCCAGGAAATAACCTGGTATCCGATGAGCCATCCGGGTCCccaatctaaacatgaaaaaaataa cGAATTCCCGGGAAATTGGCTTAGTAGAAATGGCGCGGGTGCTGTTCCTAGCAATGTGGATGAAAACGATCAAAGCTCGGATATAGATTCTTCATCTGCTAATAAAGGTCCAATCCCTTTAGGAAGACCTGAAGAATGTCTCGCACATTTTACTGAGCTCGAAGGTCCATGTCAG GTATATTGTTGCACAGCTGAGATTCATCAATTAGAAGATCCTCAGCCTGATCATCCACCTGAGAAGAAATCCATTT caGATCACTTGGAACAGCCATTAAGCATGCCACACGAAGAGAAACGAAAATTAAGTAAGGGTTTTCAAAATGGTATTAGTCCATCCGATCCCAGCACTCAAACTCTTGTGAAAGAG ACCAATTACAAGTACTTGCATAAACGAGCAAGACGAGAAACTGGTGGCGGAGACTGGGGAGAAGTCGCTAGCAACGCCGCAGGATCATTGCCACCAGAGCCTAGACCACAATTATTTATAGTAGCAAAAAATTTCAACGCGTCTTTGGATCAAAGATATTGCTCCCCATCGTCACCAGATACACCCAATAACATTAGTTGCATTGTACCTTTGTCAAAACATATGCCAGATACGCATTTAACTTTACATTTTGT TGGTATGCCATGGTATTGGCAAATTGTGCAGCAATGTCCCGTTTCATCAAATCCTGGTATGGATGAAACAATGATGTGTGGTTGGAGCTATACTATACAGCAACAATCTCAGTATATTGAAAGTAACAATCAATCGGGTGATCAGTCTTTTTCTCTTGACGTCGCTCATTATCTTAGGAAAACTTTAAAGTTTCGAATACCTACGATGCAACCTCAAgag aataTTTGCAAAAGTAAACATGATGTCGACTATTTGGAGTTTACATTGCACTTTTATCGAGACTGCGAAGAGCAATGA